The proteins below come from a single Rosa rugosa chromosome 2, drRosRugo1.1, whole genome shotgun sequence genomic window:
- the LOC133733943 gene encoding leucine-rich repeat receptor protein kinase HPCA1-like isoform X1, with amino-acid sequence MGRARAIGAFPVLVLVQFFVIAAEANTEEYGYMQILMDEWNIKPPSWVSADPCDGWEGIKCTNSRITALVLADMGLKGQLPTDIELLSELQILNLSFNKGLTGQLRASIGKLTKLVHLNLVGCSFFGPIPDAIGSLTKLSYLSLKNNSFSGPIPPSIGNLANLTFIDLSDNKLQGSIPVSNGTTLGLDKLLKARHFHFGNNQLSGPIPPRLFSSMMAMIHLIFDRNNLSGSIPSTVGLVQTLLAVRLDGNSLSGRVPSSLNNLTNVSELHLSNNMLTGPMPNLTGMNSLNYVDLSNNTFAVSEVPTWFSTLKLLTTLTMENTGLQGEVPRALFSFGNLETVVLRNNLLSGILDVGNSSNQLQLIDLQRNFITELAPNKEGSNYTLILVNNPICEGSQTNNYCIVSPTNAPNEMSPTLSNCTPVACPSGQVSSPNCKCASPYRGTLVFIFVSFSNLGNFSYYRELENAIMKSCQSFNLPVDSVSLGRPSWGSSFHLELVIEVFPSGDQVRFNQTGASAIASVLSNQTLEGRPRFFGPYSVFYPSGSSGGSNKGLLIGASIGGSVLLLLIVLVGFYALYQKRRGDSPSRGSILMQTGVSNVSGPQLKGARLFSFEELKKYTNDFSEENDIGSGGYGQVYRGTLPMGQMVAIKRAKRESMQGAPEFKAEVELLSRVHHKNLVSLVGFCLEQGEQMLVYEYVPNGDLLDSLSGKSGIRLDWMRRLKVALGAAKGLAYLHEHANPTIIHRDIKSNNILLDKDLEAKVADFGLSKSMADSGKDYVTTQVKGTMGYLDPEYYMTQQLTEKSDVYSFGVVMLELITAKRPIERGKYIVRVVQSAMDKSKDLYNLHEVLDPAIDLENDQLKGLEMFVNLAMLCVDELRAKRPRMGAVVKEIENIIQISATNWNAGANSAATSASYEDVSREVSKDLYSVLDYSVAVQGRR; translated from the exons ATGGTTATATGCAGATTCTTATGGATGAGTGGAATATAAAACCTCCTAGTTGGGTGAGTGCCGATCCTTGTGACGGCTGGGAAGGTATTAAGTGCACCAATTCACGCATCACTGCCTT AGTGTTGGCAGACATGGGTTTGAAAGGCCAGCTACCCACTGATATCGAGTTGTTATCTGAGCTACAAATTCT GAATTTATCTTTCAACAAGGGCCTGACAGGACAACTTCGAGCTTCAATTGGAAAATTGACGAAACTAGTACACTT AAACCTGGTTGGTTGCAGTTTCTTTGGTCCTATTCCAGATGCTATAGGATCTCTAACGAAGCTGTCTTACCT ATCTCTGAAAAACAATAGTTTCAGTGGGCCAATTCCGCCTTCCATTGGTAATCTGGCCAATCTTACTTTTATAGACCTATCTGACAACAAGCTTCAGGGATCCATCCCAGTCTCTAATGGGACTACACTTGGTCTTGATAAGTTACTTAAGGCGAGACACTT TCATTTTGGGAACAATCAGCTCTCGGGCCCAATTCCACCTCGACTTTTCAGCTCAATGATGGCCATGATACATTT AATTTTTGACAGAAACAATCTAAGTGGTAGCATCCCTTCAACTGTTGGACTTGTTCAGACATTGCTGGCGGT ACGCCTGGATGGAAATTCATTAAGTGGGCGTGTGCCTTCGAGCCTCAACAACCTTACTAATGTGTCTGAACT GCACTTGTCCAATAATATGCTGACTGGCCCTATGCCCAACCTTACTGGCATGAATTCCCTCAACTATGT GGATTTGAGCAACAATACTTTTGCTGTGTCGGAGGTTCCTACCTGGTTTTCTACCTTGAAGCTTTTGACAACATT AACGATGGAAAACACGGGGCTTCAGGGAGAAGTTCCTCGTGCCCTCTTCAGCTTTGGGAATTTGGAGACAGT GGTACTGCGGAACAACCTTCTCAGTGGCATATTGGATGTTGGAAACTCCAGCAACCAGTTGCAACTAATTGATCTGCAGCGGAACTTCATTACTGAACTTGCACCAAACAAGGAAGGATCCAACTACACATTGAT ACTGGTTAATAATCCAATTTGTGAGGGGAGTCAGACTAATAATTACTGCATTGTTTCTCCAACTAATGCACCAAACGAAATGTCACCAACTTTAAGTAACTGTACACCTGTTGCTTGTCCTTCAGGCCAGGTTTCTTCCCCCAACTGTAAATGTGCATCTCCCTACAGAGGAACTCTAGTCTtcatatttgtttctttctcaaATTTGGGAAACTTTAGTTATTACAGAGAGCTTGAGAACGCTATCATGAAAAGTTGTCAGTCCTTTAACCTCCCCGTGGATTCAGTTTCTCTGGGTCGTCCTTCCTGGGGTTCATCTTTTCATCTTGAGCTAGTCATAGAAGTCTTCCCATCTGGTGATCAAGTGCGCTTCAACCAAACAGGAGCTTCAGCAATTGCTTCTGTTTTAAGCAACCAGACTCTCGAAGGGCGTCCAAGATTTTTTGGACCCTACTCTGTGTTTTATCCTTCCGGCAGCTCTGGAG GATCAAATAAGGGACTGCTAATTGGTGCATCCATTGGTGGTTCTGTGCTTCTGTTATTAATAGTCCTTGTAGGGTTTTATGCTCTCTACCAAAAGAGGAGAGGAGACTCGCCATCACGTGGATCAATCCTCATG CAGACAGGGGTTTCAAATGTCAGTGGTCCACAGTTAAAAGGAGCAAGGTTGTTCTCTTTTGAAGAGCTGAAGAAATATACAAACGATTTTTCAGAAGAAAATGATATTGGATCTGGGGGTTATGGCCAG GTGTATCGAGGAACTCTTCCTATGGGCCAAATGGTTGCCATTAAAAGAGCTAAACGGGAATCTATGCAAGGTGCGCCTGAGTTCAAAGCCGAGGTTGAGCTTCTATCAAGAGTACACCATAAGAATCTTGTCAGCCTtgttggtttttgtttggaGCAAGGTGAACAAATGTTGGTATATGAGTATGTTCCAAATGGTGATCTGCTGGATAGTCTTTCAG GAAAGTCAGGAATCAGGTTAGACTGGATGAGGAGACTGAAAGTTGCTCTTGGTGCAGCAAAAGGTCTGGCATATCTTCATGAACATGCAAACCCTACCATTATTCACCGTGACATCAAATCAAACAACATCCTACTTGATAAAGATCTGGAAGCAAAAGTTGCTGACTTTGGTCTCTCCAAGTCTATGGCTGACAGTGGAAAGGATTATGTTACTACTCAAGTCAAAGGGACAATG GGCTACTTGGATCCTGAGTATTACATGACTCAACAGTTGACTGAGAAGAGTGATGTATATAGCTTTGGTGTGGTAATGTTGGAGCTGATAACTGCGAAAAGGCCAATAGAGCGAGGGAAGTACATTGTGAGAGTGGTACAGTCGGCAATGGATAAGTCAAAAGATTTGTATAACCTTCATGAAGTACTTGATCCAGCCATTGATTTAGAAAATGATCAGCTGAAAGGTTTAGAAATGTTTGTCAATTTGGCAATGTTGTGTGTAGACGAATTACGGGCTAAGAGGCCTAGAATGGGGGCAGTGGTGAAAGAGATAGAGAATATAATACAGATTTCTGCTACTAATTGGAACGCCGGTGCCAATTCAGCAGCTACTTCAGCAAGTTATGAGGATGTGAGTAGAGAAGTTTCCAAAGATCTTTACAGCGTCTTGGATTATAGTGTGGCTGTTCAAGGACGAAGATAG
- the LOC133733943 gene encoding leucine-rich repeat receptor protein kinase HPCA1-like isoform X2 has product MGRARAIGAFPVLVLVQFFVIAAEANTEEYGYMQILMDEWNIKPPSWVSADPCDGWEGIKCTNSRITALVLADMGLKGQLPTDIELLSELQILNLSFNKGLTGQLRASIGKLTKLVHLNLVGCSFFGPIPDAIGSLTKLSYLSLKNNSFSGPIPPSIGNLANLTFIDLSDNKLQGSIPVSNGTTLGLDKLLKARHFHFGNNQLSGPIPPRLFSSMMAMIHLIFDRNNLSGSIPSTVGLVQTLLAVRLDGNSLSGRVPSSLNNLTNVSELHLSNNMLTGPMPNLTGMNSLNYVDLSNNTFAVSEVPTWFSTLKLLTTLTMENTGLQGEVPRALFSFGNLETVVLRNNLLSGILDVGNSSNQLQLIDLQRNFITELAPNKEGSNYTLILVNNPICEGSQTNNYCIVSPTNAPNEMSPTLSNCTPVACPSGQVSSPNCKCASPYRGTLVFIFVSFSNLGNFSYYRELENAIMKSCQSFNLPVDSVSLGRPSWGSSFHLELVIEVFPSGDQVRFNQTGASAIASVLSNQTLEGRPRFFGPYSVFYPSGSSGGSNKGLLIGASIGGSVLLLLIVLVGFYALYQKRRGDSPSRGSILMTGVSNVSGPQLKGARLFSFEELKKYTNDFSEENDIGSGGYGQVYRGTLPMGQMVAIKRAKRESMQGAPEFKAEVELLSRVHHKNLVSLVGFCLEQGEQMLVYEYVPNGDLLDSLSGKSGIRLDWMRRLKVALGAAKGLAYLHEHANPTIIHRDIKSNNILLDKDLEAKVADFGLSKSMADSGKDYVTTQVKGTMGYLDPEYYMTQQLTEKSDVYSFGVVMLELITAKRPIERGKYIVRVVQSAMDKSKDLYNLHEVLDPAIDLENDQLKGLEMFVNLAMLCVDELRAKRPRMGAVVKEIENIIQISATNWNAGANSAATSASYEDVSREVSKDLYSVLDYSVAVQGRR; this is encoded by the exons ATGGTTATATGCAGATTCTTATGGATGAGTGGAATATAAAACCTCCTAGTTGGGTGAGTGCCGATCCTTGTGACGGCTGGGAAGGTATTAAGTGCACCAATTCACGCATCACTGCCTT AGTGTTGGCAGACATGGGTTTGAAAGGCCAGCTACCCACTGATATCGAGTTGTTATCTGAGCTACAAATTCT GAATTTATCTTTCAACAAGGGCCTGACAGGACAACTTCGAGCTTCAATTGGAAAATTGACGAAACTAGTACACTT AAACCTGGTTGGTTGCAGTTTCTTTGGTCCTATTCCAGATGCTATAGGATCTCTAACGAAGCTGTCTTACCT ATCTCTGAAAAACAATAGTTTCAGTGGGCCAATTCCGCCTTCCATTGGTAATCTGGCCAATCTTACTTTTATAGACCTATCTGACAACAAGCTTCAGGGATCCATCCCAGTCTCTAATGGGACTACACTTGGTCTTGATAAGTTACTTAAGGCGAGACACTT TCATTTTGGGAACAATCAGCTCTCGGGCCCAATTCCACCTCGACTTTTCAGCTCAATGATGGCCATGATACATTT AATTTTTGACAGAAACAATCTAAGTGGTAGCATCCCTTCAACTGTTGGACTTGTTCAGACATTGCTGGCGGT ACGCCTGGATGGAAATTCATTAAGTGGGCGTGTGCCTTCGAGCCTCAACAACCTTACTAATGTGTCTGAACT GCACTTGTCCAATAATATGCTGACTGGCCCTATGCCCAACCTTACTGGCATGAATTCCCTCAACTATGT GGATTTGAGCAACAATACTTTTGCTGTGTCGGAGGTTCCTACCTGGTTTTCTACCTTGAAGCTTTTGACAACATT AACGATGGAAAACACGGGGCTTCAGGGAGAAGTTCCTCGTGCCCTCTTCAGCTTTGGGAATTTGGAGACAGT GGTACTGCGGAACAACCTTCTCAGTGGCATATTGGATGTTGGAAACTCCAGCAACCAGTTGCAACTAATTGATCTGCAGCGGAACTTCATTACTGAACTTGCACCAAACAAGGAAGGATCCAACTACACATTGAT ACTGGTTAATAATCCAATTTGTGAGGGGAGTCAGACTAATAATTACTGCATTGTTTCTCCAACTAATGCACCAAACGAAATGTCACCAACTTTAAGTAACTGTACACCTGTTGCTTGTCCTTCAGGCCAGGTTTCTTCCCCCAACTGTAAATGTGCATCTCCCTACAGAGGAACTCTAGTCTtcatatttgtttctttctcaaATTTGGGAAACTTTAGTTATTACAGAGAGCTTGAGAACGCTATCATGAAAAGTTGTCAGTCCTTTAACCTCCCCGTGGATTCAGTTTCTCTGGGTCGTCCTTCCTGGGGTTCATCTTTTCATCTTGAGCTAGTCATAGAAGTCTTCCCATCTGGTGATCAAGTGCGCTTCAACCAAACAGGAGCTTCAGCAATTGCTTCTGTTTTAAGCAACCAGACTCTCGAAGGGCGTCCAAGATTTTTTGGACCCTACTCTGTGTTTTATCCTTCCGGCAGCTCTGGAG GATCAAATAAGGGACTGCTAATTGGTGCATCCATTGGTGGTTCTGTGCTTCTGTTATTAATAGTCCTTGTAGGGTTTTATGCTCTCTACCAAAAGAGGAGAGGAGACTCGCCATCACGTGGATCAATCCTCATG ACAGGGGTTTCAAATGTCAGTGGTCCACAGTTAAAAGGAGCAAGGTTGTTCTCTTTTGAAGAGCTGAAGAAATATACAAACGATTTTTCAGAAGAAAATGATATTGGATCTGGGGGTTATGGCCAG GTGTATCGAGGAACTCTTCCTATGGGCCAAATGGTTGCCATTAAAAGAGCTAAACGGGAATCTATGCAAGGTGCGCCTGAGTTCAAAGCCGAGGTTGAGCTTCTATCAAGAGTACACCATAAGAATCTTGTCAGCCTtgttggtttttgtttggaGCAAGGTGAACAAATGTTGGTATATGAGTATGTTCCAAATGGTGATCTGCTGGATAGTCTTTCAG GAAAGTCAGGAATCAGGTTAGACTGGATGAGGAGACTGAAAGTTGCTCTTGGTGCAGCAAAAGGTCTGGCATATCTTCATGAACATGCAAACCCTACCATTATTCACCGTGACATCAAATCAAACAACATCCTACTTGATAAAGATCTGGAAGCAAAAGTTGCTGACTTTGGTCTCTCCAAGTCTATGGCTGACAGTGGAAAGGATTATGTTACTACTCAAGTCAAAGGGACAATG GGCTACTTGGATCCTGAGTATTACATGACTCAACAGTTGACTGAGAAGAGTGATGTATATAGCTTTGGTGTGGTAATGTTGGAGCTGATAACTGCGAAAAGGCCAATAGAGCGAGGGAAGTACATTGTGAGAGTGGTACAGTCGGCAATGGATAAGTCAAAAGATTTGTATAACCTTCATGAAGTACTTGATCCAGCCATTGATTTAGAAAATGATCAGCTGAAAGGTTTAGAAATGTTTGTCAATTTGGCAATGTTGTGTGTAGACGAATTACGGGCTAAGAGGCCTAGAATGGGGGCAGTGGTGAAAGAGATAGAGAATATAATACAGATTTCTGCTACTAATTGGAACGCCGGTGCCAATTCAGCAGCTACTTCAGCAAGTTATGAGGATGTGAGTAGAGAAGTTTCCAAAGATCTTTACAGCGTCTTGGATTATAGTGTGGCTGTTCAAGGACGAAGATAG